One part of the Desulfomicrobium apsheronum genome encodes these proteins:
- a CDS encoding intermembrane phospholipid transport protein YdbH family protein: MSTANGSAPDNATPHANKQPARPAHFRFLRGLLFFLTLFCLVLAVLWSALPRIAQELFVPALARTLHAPELSMDIRRAGFSGLDLGEISLSSDAGLAAEAVLIDWSLSGLLTGRIDRIRILGLSIRVQKNGENWNIPGLPRLQKSSGADSGTMFLPWVDEISVEGRISLEGPGLGHSFPFSVNGGLDENADIVLNADTALAGQSVSLALKGNLQQNNFRLTCVLPPASIAALAGMVPSLNALPLAGTVRAEGHASLPPDQKPLLEARLGLDSLRTMLGGAPLTQDGNATLDLAWQDEPRLSLSALSLGAPLPLTLSVADIRADLENMSFGCSWSLTAQALPGVAFSSPPRLAGSCELNASDQGWNMHATAALDALEVRPAQTPGLVLALDTTTLTLDAGKDSAGTRVDGSLALGRLRVTRETLGATLSGLNMTVNATAAPDLSGTIRLSGARLDAKQPGMALTTTRLDGQCAFVLTEQLTLNGVINANARASSGDTAALVSLRLPLAWPEPATTSGSVDLDLKWKGKGLAKISSRIAQDLHGASLDGTLSVLPVAVRAPLKGRIDATNISGSWIEMKAAQTITLPGKLTSLIPALGDLSGSARLDAAARLDLSNGAAMLPADLKLTGLSLAHATSELTLSDGAVELAFSNLLNMRSEPDGRMNFERLQLGTIILEQGDIHFQIEALHSILVEGCRFEWAGGRIGSQAFRINPNVEDYTVELYCDRVEMAQALEQFGMTQAQGGGTANGRIPVRWADGNLTFANGFLYSTPGEKGVLRVKGTEILTAGIPPGTPQYGQLDLAAEALKDFTYDWARIRINTQERELVVSLELDGKPEKPLPFSYNRDLGGFARVEASSPGSVFQGIRLDVNFRLPLDQLLQYRQLLELMKNGG; this comes from the coding sequence ATGTCCACTGCAAACGGCTCCGCGCCGGACAACGCGACCCCGCACGCCAATAAACAGCCCGCCAGACCGGCTCACTTCCGTTTCCTGCGCGGGTTGCTGTTTTTTCTCACGCTGTTCTGCCTTGTCCTTGCCGTTCTCTGGAGCGCCCTGCCCCGCATCGCCCAGGAACTTTTCGTGCCCGCGCTGGCCAGAACCCTGCATGCGCCCGAACTGAGCATGGACATTCGCAGGGCAGGCTTTTCGGGTCTTGATCTGGGCGAAATATCCCTGTCCAGCGATGCGGGCCTTGCCGCCGAGGCCGTGCTCATCGACTGGAGCCTGTCCGGTCTCCTAACGGGCCGAATCGACAGGATCAGGATCCTGGGTCTGTCGATCCGGGTTCAAAAAAATGGAGAAAATTGGAACATTCCCGGTCTTCCCCGGCTTCAGAAATCATCCGGCGCGGACTCCGGGACCATGTTCCTGCCCTGGGTGGACGAGATTTCCGTTGAAGGCCGCATCAGCCTTGAAGGACCGGGCCTTGGGCACTCGTTTCCCTTTAGCGTGAACGGGGGCCTGGATGAAAATGCCGACATCGTCCTGAATGCCGACACCGCGCTGGCCGGGCAGAGCGTGAGCTTGGCGCTGAAAGGGAACCTGCAGCAAAACAATTTCCGACTGACCTGCGTCCTGCCCCCGGCCTCCATCGCGGCCCTGGCCGGGATGGTCCCGAGCCTAAACGCACTGCCCCTCGCCGGAACCGTGCGGGCCGAGGGCCACGCGTCCCTGCCCCCAGACCAGAAGCCCCTTCTTGAAGCCCGGCTTGGCCTTGACTCCCTGCGAACCATGCTTGGCGGCGCGCCTCTGACCCAGGACGGCAACGCCACCCTCGACCTTGCCTGGCAGGACGAACCGCGCCTTTCCCTCTCGGCCCTGAGCCTTGGCGCCCCCCTGCCGCTGACCCTGAGCGTCGCCGATATCCGGGCGGACCTTGAGAACATGTCCTTTGGCTGCTCCTGGAGCCTGACCGCGCAGGCCCTGCCGGGCGTCGCGTTTTCGTCTCCGCCGCGCCTGGCCGGAAGCTGCGAACTCAACGCCTCGGACCAGGGCTGGAACATGCACGCCACGGCGGCCCTCGACGCTCTTGAAGTCCGCCCGGCCCAGACGCCGGGGCTGGTCCTTGCCCTGGACACGACCACCCTGACCCTCGACGCCGGAAAGGACTCCGCCGGTACGCGTGTTGACGGATCCCTGGCCTTGGGCAGATTACGCGTGACCCGGGAAACCCTGGGCGCGACCCTCTCGGGCCTGAACATGACCGTAAACGCCACCGCCGCTCCAGACCTGAGCGGAACGATACGCCTCAGCGGAGCGCGCCTGGATGCAAAACAGCCCGGCATGGCCCTGACCACGACCCGCCTTGACGGACAATGCGCCTTTGTCCTGACCGAGCAGCTTACCTTAAACGGCGTCATAAACGCGAACGCACGCGCCAGCAGCGGAGACACCGCCGCACTGGTGAGCCTGCGCCTGCCCCTGGCCTGGCCCGAACCGGCGACGACGTCCGGCAGCGTAGACCTCGATCTGAAGTGGAAAGGGAAAGGGCTGGCAAAAATTTCATCACGAATCGCGCAAGATTTGCACGGGGCGAGCCTTGACGGGACCCTCTCGGTGCTGCCGGTGGCGGTTCGGGCGCCCCTGAAGGGACGCATCGACGCAACAAACATTTCCGGCTCCTGGATCGAGATGAAGGCCGCCCAAACCATCACCCTGCCCGGCAAGCTGACAAGTCTCATCCCGGCGCTGGGCGATCTGTCGGGCAGCGCCCGCCTGGATGCCGCCGCGCGGCTGGACTTGAGCAACGGAGCGGCCATGCTCCCCGCCGATCTGAAGCTCACCGGACTGTCCCTGGCACACGCGACAAGTGAACTCACGTTAAGCGACGGGGCCGTCGAACTGGCCTTTTCCAACCTGCTGAACATGCGCTCCGAACCGGACGGGCGTATGAATTTCGAGCGCTTGCAACTGGGCACCATCATCCTTGAGCAGGGCGACATCCATTTTCAGATCGAAGCCCTGCACAGCATCCTGGTCGAGGGCTGCCGCTTTGAATGGGCCGGTGGTCGCATCGGCAGCCAGGCTTTCAGAATCAACCCGAACGTTGAGGACTACACCGTCGAGCTCTACTGTGACCGGGTCGAGATGGCCCAGGCCCTGGAACAGTTCGGAATGACCCAGGCCCAGGGCGGAGGCACCGCCAACGGCCGCATCCCGGTGCGCTGGGCGGACGGGAACCTGACCTTCGCCAACGGCTTTCTGTATTCCACTCCGGGCGAAAAAGGAGTACTGCGCGTCAAGGGCACGGAGATCCTGACCGCCGGCATTCCCCCGGGAACGCCCCAATACGGGCAGCTGGACCTGGCGGCGGAGGCCCTGAAGGACTTCACCTACGACTGGGCCAGAATCCGCATCAACACCCAGGAAAGGGAGCTTGTCGTCTCCCTGGAACTCGACGGCAAACCCGAAAAACCCCTGCCGTTCAGCTACAACCGCGATCTCGGCGGCTTCGCCCGGGTCGAGGCCTCTTCACCGGGGTCCGTATTCCAGGGCATCCGCCTGGACGTGAATTTCCGCCTGCCCCTGGATCAACTTTTGCAATACAGACAGCTCCTGGAACTGATGAAAAACGGAGGTTAA
- a CDS encoding YnbE family lipoprotein — translation MRIPLMALAAMLLLQSACSTRHEVQMAPVEVKPIHITIDVNVRVQKDLEDFFSDIDKADQKLNPSN, via the coding sequence GTGCGAATTCCCTTGATGGCCCTGGCCGCGATGCTGCTCTTGCAAAGCGCCTGCAGCACCCGCCACGAGGTGCAGATGGCGCCGGTGGAGGTCAAACCCATCCACATCACCATCGATGTCAACGTGCGGGTCCAAAAGGACCTGGAAGACTTTTTCAGCGACATCGACAAGGCCGACCAAAAACTGAACCCAAGCAACTGA
- a CDS encoding YdbL family protein encodes MRKMKHLIPILLALLCVMFCVQAGFAQGIKDRMLARLPVINELKAQGLVGENNQGFLEFRSGNKPSADVINAENADRREVYKAIAARQNASPALVGQTRAAQIAEKEAPGTWIQSPDGAWKKK; translated from the coding sequence ATGCGCAAAATGAAGCACCTCATACCGATCCTTCTGGCCCTTTTATGCGTCATGTTCTGCGTTCAGGCCGGCTTCGCCCAGGGCATCAAGGACAGGATGCTCGCCCGCCTGCCTGTCATCAACGAACTCAAAGCCCAGGGCCTCGTGGGTGAAAACAACCAGGGATTTCTGGAGTTCCGCTCCGGAAACAAGCCAAGCGCCGACGTGATCAACGCCGAAAACGCCGATCGCCGGGAAGTCTACAAGGCCATCGCCGCCCGTCAGAACGCTTCTCCCGCCCTGGTAGGGCAGACCCGCGCCGCGCAAATCGCCGAGAAGGAAGCCCCGGGAACATGGATCCAGAGCCCCGATGGGGCGTGGAAAAAGAAATGA
- a CDS encoding DMT family transporter has protein sequence MNSRIIRANLFLLLTALIWGAAFVAQRMGMDHMGPLTFNGIRFALGALALLPLIANMDRKRTTVAAPMSALIRGGLLMGGALFLGAWLQQFGLCYTTAGKAGFITGLYVVFVPLIGIFLGHRYGIGTWAGAGLAIAGMYMLSVTESMTMDKGDALVLMSAFFWGVHVLLIGKLTGGLAAVDAVKLAAVQFAFCSLISLAGAAIFEEISLAGLWAGIIPILYGGLMSVGVAYTLQVVAQRDARPAPAAIILSLEAVFAAVAGWMLLGEILTTQALIGCALMLGGMIWSQARP, from the coding sequence ATGAACTCCAGAATCATACGCGCCAATCTCTTCCTTTTGCTGACCGCCCTGATCTGGGGTGCGGCCTTCGTGGCGCAGCGCATGGGCATGGACCACATGGGCCCCCTGACCTTCAACGGCATCCGCTTCGCGCTGGGCGCCCTGGCCCTCTTGCCCCTCATCGCGAACATGGACAGAAAACGCACCACCGTCGCCGCGCCAATGTCCGCCCTGATCCGGGGCGGCCTGCTCATGGGCGGAGCCCTGTTTCTGGGCGCATGGCTGCAACAGTTCGGACTCTGCTACACCACGGCGGGCAAGGCCGGCTTCATCACCGGCCTGTACGTGGTCTTCGTGCCGCTGATCGGCATCTTCCTCGGACACCGCTACGGCATCGGGACCTGGGCCGGAGCGGGCCTGGCCATCGCCGGCATGTACATGCTGAGCGTGACCGAGAGCATGACCATGGACAAGGGGGACGCGCTGGTCCTCATGTCGGCATTTTTCTGGGGCGTGCATGTGCTCCTCATCGGCAAGCTGACCGGCGGGCTCGCGGCTGTGGACGCCGTCAAACTGGCCGCCGTCCAGTTCGCCTTCTGCAGCCTGATCAGCCTGGCCGGAGCCGCGATCTTTGAAGAGATCAGCCTGGCCGGTCTTTGGGCCGGCATCATCCCCATCCTCTATGGCGGACTCATGAGCGTCGGCGTGGCCTACACCCTGCAGGTCGTGGCCCAGCGCGACGCCCGCCCAGCCCCGGCGGCCATCATCCTGAGCCTTGAGGCGGTCTTTGCCGCTGTGGCCGGATGGATGCTGCTGGGCGAAATCCTCACCACCCAGGCCCTCATCGGCTGCGCGCTGATGCTCGGCGGCATGATCTGGTCCCAGGCCAGGCCATGA
- a CDS encoding PAS domain S-box protein has protein sequence MMKPLPDDDLEKRLAATQAALEESEARYKNRFEHSPVGVYRSSLSGRFLELNPAMAEMMGYDTAQEALSDMTDLARQLYVEPNRRREFIELLQTEGVVRHFEFQGRKKNGEIIWIHENASLGSFDGTEKQIIDGFAQDVTARKLAEESLRKNESLLRSITANVPGALYQFTRRAPLTYEIPFVSQGAGQLLEWPDESLRNTSVLFQNVFPEDQSRLFATIEQSALSMSPWKEDFRISTRSGATKWIRAASNPQAMPDGSITWFGFMLDITEQKRIEEALRKSQEHLQAIFRVAPTGIGVVRNRILIRVNQRVCEMTGHTEEELLSRSARMLYPTQEDFEFVGREKYRQIKAKGTGEVETRWIRKDGTIIDVLMASTPLDPEDLGVGVTFTATDITERNSTQAELRMAGKSMLEAAAKATELAAQSQAANRAKSEFLANMSHEIRTPLNGVLGMLQLMETTVLDDEQREFISTAIKSSTRLTRLLSDILDISRIESGKLVIYETQFQIAALKESVFELFAPIAGQKNLKLDFLMDRNVPALLVGDEMRLRQILFNLVGNAIKFTDHGHITTEISMLPCSSAHTCHLFLCVSDTGAGIPEERLKDIFEPFVQVDGSYVRDHQGAGLGLSIVRRLTQMMGGSLSVDSAPGQGTAICLALPLRIPVVPDEPAQDSSPDRHSPRGLRILMAEDDEVNLWAGRRMLEKLGHTVTAVMNGREALRILDDQEFDLIFMDIQMPILDGVETTRAIRKRGGAQAKVPIIAMTAYAMTGDREIFLQAGMNDYLAKPVQLETLELAIQRTMNAK, from the coding sequence ATGATGAAGCCCCTCCCCGACGACGATCTGGAAAAACGACTCGCCGCAACTCAGGCCGCCCTGGAAGAGAGCGAGGCCAGATACAAAAACCGTTTCGAGCATTCGCCGGTCGGAGTGTATCGAAGCTCCCTTTCGGGAAGGTTCCTGGAGCTCAACCCCGCCATGGCGGAAATGATGGGATATGACACGGCGCAGGAAGCTCTTTCCGATATGACCGACCTCGCCCGTCAGCTTTACGTCGAGCCCAATCGCCGCCGGGAATTCATAGAACTGCTGCAAACTGAAGGGGTGGTCAGACATTTCGAGTTTCAGGGCAGGAAGAAAAACGGCGAGATCATCTGGATTCACGAAAACGCAAGCCTTGGAAGCTTCGACGGCACCGAAAAGCAGATCATCGACGGTTTTGCCCAGGATGTCACGGCTCGCAAACTGGCCGAGGAGTCCTTGCGGAAAAACGAGTCCCTGCTGCGCTCCATAACCGCCAATGTTCCCGGCGCGCTCTACCAGTTCACCCGCAGGGCGCCCCTGACATACGAAATTCCCTTCGTGAGCCAGGGGGCGGGTCAGTTGCTCGAATGGCCGGACGAATCCCTGCGCAACACCTCCGTTCTTTTTCAGAACGTCTTCCCGGAAGACCAGAGCAGGCTCTTTGCCACCATCGAGCAATCGGCCCTGTCCATGAGCCCCTGGAAGGAAGATTTTCGCATCTCCACGCGCTCCGGGGCGACCAAATGGATCCGGGCCGCATCAAACCCCCAGGCCATGCCGGACGGGAGCATCACCTGGTTCGGCTTCATGCTCGACATCACCGAACAAAAACGGATCGAGGAAGCCCTGCGCAAAAGCCAGGAGCACCTGCAGGCCATTTTCAGGGTCGCTCCCACGGGTATCGGCGTGGTCAGGAACCGGATTCTGATCCGCGTCAACCAGCGCGTCTGCGAAATGACCGGACACACAGAAGAGGAACTGCTGAGCCGGAGCGCGCGCATGCTCTATCCCACACAGGAAGACTTCGAGTTCGTCGGGCGCGAAAAATACAGGCAGATCAAGGCAAAAGGAACGGGCGAAGTCGAAACGCGCTGGATCAGAAAGGATGGGACCATCATTGACGTGCTCATGGCCTCCACGCCTCTTGATCCGGAGGATCTTGGCGTCGGCGTGACCTTCACCGCGACGGACATCACGGAGCGCAACTCCACTCAGGCCGAGCTGCGCATGGCCGGCAAAAGCATGCTTGAAGCCGCGGCCAAAGCCACGGAACTGGCCGCCCAGAGCCAGGCCGCGAACAGGGCCAAAAGCGAATTTCTGGCCAACATGAGCCATGAAATCCGCACGCCCTTGAACGGCGTGCTGGGCATGCTGCAACTCATGGAAACGACGGTCCTCGACGACGAGCAGCGCGAGTTCATATCCACAGCCATCAAGTCATCGACCCGCCTGACCCGTCTGCTCTCCGACATCCTGGACATCTCGCGCATCGAATCCGGCAAGCTGGTCATCTACGAAACGCAGTTCCAGATCGCAGCCCTCAAGGAGTCCGTGTTCGAACTCTTTGCCCCCATTGCCGGACAGAAGAACCTGAAACTCGATTTCCTGATGGATAGAAACGTGCCGGCCCTGCTCGTCGGAGACGAAATGCGCCTGCGCCAGATCCTCTTCAATCTGGTGGGCAACGCCATCAAATTCACGGACCATGGGCACATCACCACCGAAATATCCATGCTGCCCTGTTCCTCCGCGCATACGTGTCACCTGTTCCTGTGCGTCTCGGACACAGGGGCGGGCATTCCCGAGGAACGTCTCAAGGACATCTTTGAACCCTTTGTGCAGGTCGACGGTTCCTACGTACGCGATCATCAGGGCGCAGGACTTGGCCTGTCCATAGTGCGCCGCCTGACCCAGATGATGGGGGGCAGCCTGTCCGTCGATTCGGCCCCCGGTCAAGGAACGGCCATCTGCCTCGCCCTGCCCCTGCGCATCCCCGTCGTCCCGGACGAACCGGCACAGGACAGTTCCCCGGACAGGCATTCCCCGCGCGGACTCCGGATTCTCATGGCCGAGGACGACGAGGTCAACCTCTGGGCAGGCCGCAGGATGCTGGAAAAACTCGGGCACACCGTGACGGCCGTCATGAACGGACGGGAAGCCCTGAGAATTCTGGACGACCAGGAGTTCGACCTGATCTTCATGGACATCCAGATGCCCATCCTGGACGGAGTCGAAACGACCCGCGCCATTCGCAAGCGGGGTGGGGCGCAGGCCAAGGTTCCAATCATCGCCATGACCGCCTACGCCATGACCGGAGACCGCGAAATCTTCCTGCAGGCAGGCATGAACGACTATCTGGCCAAGCCGGTTCAGCTGGAAACCCTCGAACTGGCCATTCAAAGGACAATGAACGCGAAATAG
- a CDS encoding (Fe-S)-binding protein, which translates to MLNGKIIELGRGKSTFMETVREILPEGGNLNMCLTCGACSSGCPATGMENMDPRKFLRMAALGMDEEILSTPWVWMCTMCQRCIYACPMKIDIPRLVYEVRAAWPRETRPKGIMGSCDMALKNESGSAMGTAPDDFAFVVDDILTECREAQPEFEDMEAPVDKEGAEFFLNQNSREPVTEPDELLPLWKILHLVGADWTYGSRGWAGENYCMFLADNQSWERLTRQSADKASELGCKVFLNTEUGHVTYSVRAGLEKFGIEHRFEVKNIYEYYAKWIREGKLKVNSDWNKDLKIKFTVQDPCQIVRKSYGDAIADDLRFVVKSVVGEENFIDMYPNRSNNYCCGGGGGFLQSGFKDQRLAYGLTKDEQIKATKADYCIAACHNCHAQIHELSEHYEGHYGVVHLWTLICLSLGILGPNERAYLGDDLREVNVFHPEIAV; encoded by the coding sequence ATGTTGAACGGAAAGATAATCGAGCTTGGTCGCGGGAAAAGCACCTTCATGGAAACAGTCAGGGAAATTCTGCCCGAGGGGGGGAACCTGAACATGTGTCTGACCTGCGGGGCATGTTCATCCGGATGTCCGGCTACCGGCATGGAAAACATGGACCCCCGCAAGTTCCTGCGCATGGCGGCGCTGGGCATGGACGAGGAAATCCTGTCCACGCCCTGGGTCTGGATGTGCACCATGTGTCAGCGCTGCATTTACGCCTGTCCCATGAAGATCGACATTCCCCGTCTGGTCTACGAGGTAAGGGCCGCCTGGCCGAGGGAGACGCGCCCCAAGGGCATCATGGGTTCCTGCGACATGGCGCTCAAGAACGAGAGCGGAAGCGCCATGGGCACCGCACCGGATGATTTCGCCTTCGTGGTCGATGACATCCTGACGGAATGCCGGGAGGCGCAGCCCGAATTCGAGGACATGGAAGCTCCCGTCGACAAGGAGGGCGCGGAATTCTTCCTCAACCAGAACTCGCGCGAGCCCGTGACCGAGCCCGACGAACTGCTCCCCCTGTGGAAGATACTGCATCTGGTCGGGGCGGACTGGACCTACGGGTCAAGGGGCTGGGCCGGGGAGAACTACTGCATGTTTCTGGCGGACAACCAGAGCTGGGAGCGTTTGACGCGTCAATCGGCGGACAAGGCCAGCGAGCTGGGGTGCAAGGTCTTTCTCAATACCGAGTGAGGCCACGTAACATACTCAGTCCGGGCCGGACTGGAAAAATTTGGTATCGAGCATCGTTTCGAAGTAAAAAACATCTATGAATATTATGCAAAATGGATTCGTGAAGGCAAACTCAAGGTCAATTCCGACTGGAACAAGGATCTCAAGATAAAATTCACGGTGCAGGACCCGTGTCAGATCGTCCGAAAGAGTTACGGAGACGCCATCGCCGATGACCTGCGTTTTGTCGTGAAATCAGTTGTCGGCGAGGAAAACTTCATCGACATGTACCCGAACCGTTCCAACAACTACTGTTGCGGCGGCGGCGGAGGGTTCCTGCAATCGGGGTTCAAGGATCAGCGCCTGGCCTACGGACTGACCAAGGACGAACAGATAAAGGCCACCAAAGCCGATTACTGCATCGCCGCCTGTCACAACTGCCATGCCCAGATTCATGAACTGAGCGAACACTACGAAGGACATTACGGAGTGGTGCACCTGTGGACCCTGATCTGCCTCTCTCTTGGCATTCTCGGGCCCAACGAGCGCGCCTATCTGGGCGATGACCTCAGGGAGGTCAATGTCTTTCATCCGGAGATCGCGGTGTAG
- a CDS encoding universal stress protein yields the protein MFKDIIVGVTPSGVDACAVESAVGFAKKFESNLYLVHVAGMEQGWGSIETLEASGETARLEGRIREMYASLLAELPNVTVQVVAGIPHNELLRLARKKDTDLVVMGPHTKEYEEKRAQMWGMAGSTLERVSQKARCPVMIVHRAVECKDPAFSNILVATDFSEQSECAVSYGGQMVRQYKARLTLMNVSETSTDSPQGRAEIEARLGAEYGDRLQGIDDCVYAGRFGRPAMEILNMATQIGADLIIMAHHSRADDPEEAFLGSTVVQVSVNAPCPTMSVNRHFDLRCGLMYDQTGQVVDVAVTV from the coding sequence ATGTTCAAGGACATCATCGTAGGCGTGACGCCCAGCGGCGTGGATGCATGCGCGGTTGAATCCGCGGTGGGTTTTGCCAAGAAGTTCGAGTCCAATCTTTATCTGGTTCATGTGGCCGGCATGGAGCAGGGCTGGGGTTCCATCGAAACTCTGGAGGCCTCGGGCGAGACGGCCCGGTTGGAGGGGCGCATTCGGGAAATGTACGCCTCCCTGCTGGCCGAACTGCCGAACGTCACGGTGCAGGTCGTGGCCGGCATTCCGCACAACGAGCTGCTGCGCTTGGCGCGCAAGAAGGACACCGATCTGGTGGTCATGGGGCCGCATACCAAGGAATACGAGGAAAAGCGGGCCCAGATGTGGGGTATGGCCGGTAGCACCCTGGAGCGGGTCAGCCAGAAGGCGCGTTGCCCGGTCATGATCGTGCACCGAGCCGTGGAGTGCAAGGATCCGGCGTTTTCCAACATCCTCGTGGCCACGGACTTCTCCGAGCAGTCCGAGTGCGCGGTCAGCTACGGCGGCCAGATGGTCAGGCAGTACAAGGCCCGGCTCACGCTCATGAACGTCAGCGAGACCTCGACGGATTCGCCGCAAGGCCGCGCGGAGATCGAAGCCAGGCTCGGCGCGGAATACGGCGACCGGCTCCAGGGCATCGACGATTGCGTCTATGCCGGGCGCTTCGGACGACCGGCCATGGAGATCCTGAACATGGCCACGCAGATCGGCGCGGATCTGATCATCATGGCCCACCATTCCAGGGCCGACGACCCGGAAGAGGCCTTTCTCGGCTCCACCGTGGTACAGGTCTCGGTCAATGCGCCTTGTCCGACCATGAGCGTCAACCGCCACTTCGACCTGCGCTGCGGGCTGATGTACGACCAGACGGGCCAGGTGGTTGATGTCGCGGTCACCGTCTAG
- a CDS encoding CoB--CoM heterodisulfide reductase iron-sulfur subunit B family protein: MKYAYYPGCSLQESAREFDVSVRAVMDALGVELVDIPDWTCCGASAAEPVSALMNYALPARNLALAEQELPGLDVLAPCSACYLNLLKVNREVVGTRNLHARVNEALGASGLNYRGTVGVRHILDVLINDIGLEAIKERIVNDLGEMRVSSYYGCQILRPYEVFDDPRHPVSMDNVLSALGARPLPWDMGNKCCGASLMVTHPEVAMHSVAAILEGAEGSDAVATVCPLCQMNLEAYQHDSAAGGHHVPILYLTQLMGLAFGLEEPSVLLDKNMSMDGSMRAGIRSRAWRHEAPGEGDETLARET, from the coding sequence ATGAAATACGCCTACTATCCAGGCTGCTCGCTGCAGGAAAGCGCCAGGGAGTTCGACGTGTCCGTGCGGGCCGTCATGGACGCGCTGGGGGTGGAGCTGGTTGATATACCCGACTGGACCTGTTGCGGAGCCAGCGCGGCCGAACCGGTCAGCGCGCTCATGAATTACGCTCTCCCGGCCCGCAATCTGGCCCTGGCCGAGCAGGAGCTGCCGGGGCTCGATGTGCTTGCCCCGTGCAGCGCCTGCTACCTCAATCTTCTGAAGGTCAACCGCGAGGTCGTCGGCACCAGGAACCTGCACGCGCGGGTCAATGAGGCCCTTGGCGCGTCGGGCCTGAATTACCGGGGCACGGTTGGGGTGCGACACATTCTGGACGTGCTGATCAACGACATCGGATTAGAAGCCATAAAAGAGCGAATCGTCAACGATCTCGGAGAAATGCGTGTTTCATCATATTACGGATGCCAGATCCTGCGTCCCTACGAGGTTTTTGATGATCCCCGGCACCCGGTGAGCATGGACAACGTGCTCTCGGCCCTTGGAGCCAGGCCGTTGCCGTGGGACATGGGCAATAAATGCTGCGGCGCTTCCCTCATGGTCACGCATCCGGAGGTGGCCATGCATTCCGTGGCCGCCATTCTGGAGGGAGCCGAAGGCTCCGACGCCGTGGCCACGGTCTGTCCGCTCTGCCAGATGAATCTGGAAGCCTACCAGCACGACTCGGCGGCCGGGGGGCACCATGTGCCGATATTGTATCTGACCCAGCTCATGGGTCTGGCGTTCGGACTGGAGGAGCCCTCCGTGTTGCTGGACAAGAACATGAGCATGGACGGGAGCATGCGCGCCGGGATCAGATCCCGGGCCTGGCGGCACGAAGCGCCAGGCGAAGGCGACGAGACGCTTGCCCGCGAAACCTGA